ATCCCATACAACATCCCAGGTCAAGGATGACATCCTTGGGAATTTATGCTTGTGTTTGTCCCTATAAAAAGGGCGTAAACTTCAATTGAAAGGAGAACCATTCTTGAGCAAAGAAAACcaactttaattatttttttttagttttaaaaGCTATTTATCTTATTGTAGGAATAGTATTTTTCTATTTTATCTTTTCTCCATAATAGAGTAATTTTCTTTGGTTGGGATATTAGATGAAGCCATAAAAGTGTTATAATAATTATCttaattttattatcttcttaTGTTGATATTTTCTCTTTATCATCATTATACACCAGGGTATTTGATAttgattatttctattatttgataTAATTATATCACTTACTGAAATCTTTATCTTGTTATTTTGTTTCTTATTCGGGAGAAGAGAAAGATTTAAATAAGTTTATTGATTTAGAAAAggctaatcgaaagaggttttttcTCACTTGGTGCATTCAACTAAGATAATTCTTGTTTGAAGCCATTACTTTAATTGGTTAACTACACTAATCGAAAGAGGTGTTATTAGTCAACTATTGTTTAATGTCACTAACTGTCAATAAATTAATAACATTAAGCGCAGGCGGTACTATTTATATATTGTTGTTATATGGAGTGATGTCTTAGAAATAAGTGATCATTCTTCAAACAAGGTCTTTATTTCACTGTTAATCGACTGACTACACTAATCGAAAGAGGTGTTATTAATTGGTTACTTTTATATGATTTGATTGAATTAGAAATAAGCGATCATTTCATTAAATagagaaataaataataaaattttgattttattaTAATGGTTTATCTTGCTGATTCACAATATCCCAATCTCTATCTTTTGTTATAAGACTATAAATATTTATTgcttttatttttctaattttttcaacAACTCTCTCCTTACCAATTTGATTCTCTCAAACGGTGACAGACAATACAAATCTGTAGCCTAGGTGGTTCCAATCTCTGTGGGACGATATCTTAAACTTTACTATAATTTGACAAAGTACGAGCAAAAAAATCATATATGCCCAGAGCTCGTCATGgcctcttgagaagcttggccaaacaggctaacAAACTGCTTCTCTTCAAAAGTACttatttgaaaagcacttttggaaaaaatacttctcaaaataagcagatttttttagcttggccaaacaagctattagtgaatttgtacataatataatgtatctgtatcattgtatgtgactaaataacaaagaagagaagaaagttcatcagagatggcgtttttcggccaagcaaaatactgttacattgtattaaaactaaaaatggagaaGAATAAAAAccccgaccctcaaatcttctccgGCGTAGAAAATATTACAGTATCCGTCGTTCATGTTACATTACCCATGCTCTACTCAGATTATTCTGACATCATTTTTTCTCTACGCGTAGTAGCCCTAGCCTCATAGCGACGATCCCTCCCTGCTATGGAGGAATCTGATTTTGATGAAAAGGTTCGTCTTTCCCCTCTTTCTCCCAACATTTTAGAAGTGTTTTCAATTGCAGTAACCCTAGAAGTTCCGGCCAGAGAATTCACGATTAAAAGCATGTATTTTGCTCGAAGAGAAAGAGAAGGAAGAgataaagaaagaagaaaaattatgAGAGAGAATTgtgtgttaattgaaagaaagagagaggaaaaacataaatagcgtatttcacgCCTCAATtatagtatataccataaatacctattttgctatagaaaataaaatataaaagatagctatagaaaataatattttaaaatatttttggtttataataaatagggtataTATCTTTGATATAAGAGGTAAAATTTCCTAATTTTATCCCACATGCATAAgcttggtttttgaagaaaaaaattgTCAAATAAAATAAACTATATACAAAATATGTCCTTATTTATATTtcattctttcttttttcctattAAAATTAGAATAAGATTCGTAATATGAACCAAATGAAAATACTTTGAATTCAACATTGCCCCTCGTATGGGCAAACATAATAAAAATCTAATTTCTAAAAATCGACATCATATTTACATGGGGCTCAAATAATCGTGAAGATAACTTGCAATGTTAATCTTATTAACGTGCTTGTGGTTGATCGGCTTCTTTTGTATGCCTAACTACATGTAACCACATTAACTTTTTAACATCTAGATATCTTTAATATACTTGTGTGGTAATCACTTGCTTGATCTTAACTTCTCAGTACATAATCCTCGATTTATGTAGAGGCAGCTTAGCCCTAAGGCAACTAAAGCCAAGGCTTTGGGCCCCAACAAATATAGGACCCCAAATATTactcatattatatatataacaagtatattttaaataattactcCTATAATTCTACAATCTAATAAGAGGGAGTTAAGCACACAGTTGGACGACATGTCTGCTTGGGGTTGTAAGGATAATTTGGTCATTTCAGGTAAAATGGAACATTATGGTAGGCTACAAAGGAATATTACTATAGCTGCTATATAAAATTTTGAGTACCTTGACCTTCACTACACACTTCTCACATAGCTTTACTTTGTAGTTTGTTCTCTCCCATGTGGACCCCACGTCCCCTCACTACCTAAACCGTCTCTCAACTTTGCATTTTTCACCCACTCTTATCATTACAATTGTCACTATTTACTAATTGCATACACTTATATTAATCTTTTAGCTCCTGGTTATGTAATTAGTCTATAGTGAATTACCACTATATGTAAATTATGTGACTAAATTTTTGGAAaagtttataaattattttttaaaaaaataatcaagTTTTTTGTTAAATAACCACAAGTGGCGTAAATATTTCAATAGAAAAAGGAATTTGTGTTCTACTTAATCATATTAAATTTATAATTAACTTGCTTGctgataaaaataataagaaaatatttagtTACTTCTAAAGTTATCATGGCATTATGCAATATTAAATTACCTCTTTCTGGTAAAATTTATTGTTGCACAATAGCTTAGATTCAATTAAGacttaataaattaaaaatactTGGAAATATAATCATACTAATTAATTTTTCAACTAATTTCAACACTGAACTATAATGAAGAAAATTGTATTATACTATAAAAATGCACGTAAAATGGGACTAAAAATTTGACAAGGATCAActtattaatttattaatttcaaatatttgatttataaattttattttaaggtCAATTTGACTAATTTCTAAAACAAACAGAAAATCAATTCATTTTTAAATTAAGATTGAGCACAAAAATTACTAATGCAGCTATAAAAAAGAACTAAAACCTCTAAATTTGATTAAGGATgaatataaattaattttaaatacgGACACTTTACACAAATACCGATGACCAATAGTAAGAAGACAAATGCATACTTGGAATAGAATTAGGAATTCAAGagcaagaaaaaatatttttagagtCAAATGTGAGAAGGAAaagagttttttattttatttattaatatactttaaaaagaaaaaatatgaatTCAAAATGTCATCATATAATTACCATCAATGTTTTGCCCCCTTGAGAATCGGGGCTTGTAATCGCCTCATTTTAATAAAGCTCAATTTCATACTGACTAAGTAATTATATACAAAGATGAATATACCAAATTGTTAATTTACTCAAACttaatttcaataaatattttcaaagaaaTATTAAAGGTGCGTATCCGAGTTCAATTGGTTGTGCCCGTGCTAGCACAGGCCAACGCCCATTCTTTATAATAGTAAGTAAATCCTTTCAAACATTTGCTATGCCAATAATCATTATGGCATAGTCCAAACATTATGTTATTTTTCAGGGCTAATTTAATTGAAGTATAACAAATGAATGACATACACTTAAATGATCCTCCTCCATTCTTCTTATTCTCTTCAACTTGGATCAATTTTTTACTTTATGGTGGCTTCTGTACATACCTTGAACTAATTAGTTCAATATTGATTTTTTGGACTTATTTTATAACAAAAGTACTACGAAAAACTATCAAGTAGATCGATAATACTCTAATCAATATACTAATGAAATAAAAGATTGGGTTATATAATATTGCTCATAGAAAAATAAAGATATTTTCCCCAACGGAAAGATATTTTtcgaaaataaaattaataaaactttacctaagatcaacaatatctCAAGAATGATTAAATAAATCGGCTATATTATTAATTAGGAAGAAAATATTAGAAGAAATTGATATATTTAATTCTTGATATATTGCCTTCAAAGGCCTTTAATAACGATTCAGTTTTAGGCCCCTTATTCCATCGAGCAGCCATTGGATTTATGTGTAGTCGTTGAATCATCTaacttgccttttttttttttgctgttcTTGAGCTTCCTCCTTCACTAACGATCTCGATTTAAGTTTTAGAAGAACGATTAAAAAGAAAGAGAggataaataagaaaaaaaaaaaattgtagacGAACCAAAAATAATTCTAGCACGCTTCTGAAATAATAGAAATTATGACCAATGACCTTGAAAATCAATAATCTTGATTTTTGACCTTTGCTTGTTTCATGGTCAAAACTTTAAAGTCAAAAGTCAAAATCGTTATTCATGGGACAATTGAGGGATAATTTGAAGTTATGCGCATGTGGCAAGCGGGTCAAAAAATTAATAGTGTTACCAAAGTTTCCTATTTCTGCAAATCACCCATATTCAAAGCCCAATCCAATAGAATTGTTCAAGCCCAATACCCCTTCCATTTCTTCACACATCATCAGTGACTGAATCTGCAATCTCCGAGCTAACTGTGATTCGGAAGCATCTTTATCACACTTCCCTAACGCGCTCGACGAATCTCCTGATGAAAACCTAGAAATTCGAGGTCGGAAAATCATCGGAAGTATAAATCATGGCCGCGATCGGAGTAATGCCGGAGATTAATGGCCTAAAACAGAAAAGCCGAAGGTTTTTCACTCTCTTTCATCCTCATTTCAGCTTAAAAAAATTGCGAAATGATCCGTGTTAAATAATGAGAATAATTGCTCatgttttgtttgtttgtttgtttgtaggTCAGCTGTAACACTAATTCTGACGGTTCTCACGAGTTCACAATCGATACTCATTGTGTGGTCGAAGAGAGCTGGAAAGTACGAGTACAGTGTAACAACTGCTAATTTTCTGGTTAGTGGAATGGAAGAACAGTTAATTTTCTGATTCTTAGTGTTGTTTTGAGTTTATAGTCGTAAACTATTGCCCAATTGTTACTTTGTTGTGTAATTTGACTTAAAGCTTCCATGTAATTAGGTAGAGGCATTGAAATGTGCATTGTCTCTTGCGGCATTGGTAAGAATCTGGAGAAAGGACGGCATTACTGATGATAACAGGTTTGTAACactatttttattgttaaatttcagtTTCCAGGGGATACAAAGCTGAAAGTGCTAAATTTTGCCcattttttttgtgtgttataaatTTCTACTTGAGCATTGCAAGCATAGATTTCGGGATAGGAGAATATATTGAGAACTTATCAtacttttttaatttattttgtatAGTGTTTGCTTGAGATGAATTTAAATGGAGAAATCATATATCCGATCCTAACTTGTTTGAGACTGagtagttgttattgttgtgataATGGTGGTGTTTGGACCAATTTGCGCACACCTCGGCTATTCCGCCGAATACCTGCTACTTTCCACCAACATAGTATTCGAGTAACTCTACTTACCATGGCTTGGGCAGATAATCACCTGGTATTTTTTGCCTTTGCTGGGATTTGAACCTTGGTTTCTAAGGTTTGTACTCATTTCGTTGACCACTAGGCTAAACCCTTGGCTGTTGTGGAAAATGCATTTTCACATATTAGTAAACTCAGTTGGATACCCTACCTTGTAAGATCTTAGGGGAATTTGCACACAAGGCTCATGGTTAACTTAAGCAGATTTTTAGATCCAAACTTTTGGTGTTTATTCCATCTTACTGTTAGACTTTTCCTATGTATATGAATTAGCTTTGGTTTCATTGAACCATTTACTATTagcttttaaaattttcactgtAATCTGTATATCAACTTATGACTAATGAATAACAAAATAAGTTACTCCTTTGGAAGATTGCCTTGGTGGATTAACACTGCAGACCGTCAAACATTTTTATTTAACTTGTCTGTTGAATAAGAATTTAGATACTAAGGTTTGTTTTCTGTTAAAGAAAAGGTTGTTTTCTGTTATAAAAAGGCTAGTTCTTTTCTCTCATAATCTATTAATCTCTTGCTGTTTTTAGGTTGAGCACTACGTGGGATGAAGTTAAAGTGTATCCCATTCCCGCTGCACTTTACCTTGTCAAGAATCTACTTCAGGCAGGTTTAGCTTTCTCTTTGgttatttcttcttttttaacTCCCAAACTTGATTAGTTCTTCTATCTCACATGTTTATTCGCATATAGTTGATTGAAATCGCACGGGTCTTTGCAGTATTACATTTTTGCATACGTAGATGCTCCTGGATATCAGATACTGAAGAACTTGAACATTATCAGCACCGGCGTATTGTATCAAATTATTCTTAAAAGGAAGTAAGTCCTTTCACTAATTAAGGGTGTCATATGGGAACACACCGCATAGGAGAGTAAAAAGTTTTCTGTGTTTCCATATATATGGTGTGCATCTGTTTTGTTTAGGGATGGGAACAGGGTGGCTATGTATCCCCTTAGTTTCACTTTGATTTGTCAACGAAGGAGCAGTTAACACTCACTAAAGCCTATACAGTTTGTTGCGCCATGTCTGGGAGTTGAGTTGATTCTTGGTAGACTTTATTGTTTATAATATTAGGATTAGGGGTATATCTATCTATCCTGAAACCTTGTACCGCAAGATTGTCCTGCACTGTTTTCTGTAGGGTGGATTAACTGAAAAAGCTTGTCCTTTTATGAAGTTTGAATTTTATTCATGTAACGGAAAAAGTGAGAATCTTAAATTCTCTATGAAATGCATTTGTCATCAAGAATATTGTATGTATCCCAAAACTGTAAAAACAGAAAAAGGTTCCACTAAAGGCACTCTTCAAGGAAAAGCTTTTCTTATAAAAAAGAAGATTTAAAAGACTGATATGACTATAGGAAGCTGGTAATGTATGTGGTTTTTCAAGGTGACTGCGGGTATGGTACACTGTGTCATATTTCTGGATAGTATTTTAAGAATCTGCTCCTAATTGTTTACCTATTTTGATCTTCTATTTTTTGTCACACTCAAAGCAAGATTGGCTTTCAGGTTAACTGAGATTCAATGGGCTGCTTTCATTCTACTGTGTGCTGGGTGCACCACTGCACAACTTAATCCTAGGTGAGTTTAACATAGTAGTTTCCGCATCTTATCTCTGGAACTGCTTATATGGATGGATAGCTGTATAGATTTTTGTGTTTCAGCCTGGAGGATAAAAGATGAGAATCATGGTTACTGCTTTGTTCTGTTGATTCTATATGAATGGAGAAATGAAATATTTTGACGGGTTTCTCTAATGAATGATGCTTTCTGTACAGTTCTGATCATGTTCTTCAGACTCCTTTGCAAGGTTGGGTTATGGCTATTGTAAGTTGCAGATATTCCATGGGACTAAAAAATATTAAGGTTAAAACAAATTCTTCTGATGGTTGAAATACCTCGTTGTTTGATTTCAGGTAATGGCCCTTTTGAGTGGTTTTGCAGGAGTTTACACAGAGGTACATCTTTTCAGATATGTTCTATTAGATTAGTAGTTTAAAGATATGCACTTAATGACCTCAGAACTGCTTCTGAATGATTTTGCTTTACTATAGTTATGCCTGTTTACGTAAATTTTGAATTACCATCTCAGGCTTCGTCAACATAATGGAAAAATGCTCATCGTAATGTTAAAGTAAACTAGACTCAGATACTATGTGCATAGTTTTGTAAAGTAGACTCAGATACAATGTGCATAGTTTTGTTTTAACTTTGCAGGCTATAATTAAGAAGCGACCTTCAAGAAATATAAATGTTCAGAACTTCTGGTTGTATGTCTTTGGGATGATCTTCAATGCTTTTGCAATAATGACTCAAGATTTTGACGCAGTCATGAATGAGTAAGTTGATAGCACTCCTTTCTTTCACTTTACAAAGTACATATTTGCATTATGCGCTGTTTGTAACAGACAATAGCTCTTCTTGAAAGGACAAGTATTTCATCAGATTGGGGTTTATATTTTGTGATCTATGTAAAGTTTTACAATTTGACCTTATCTTCTGCAGTGGATTTTTCCATGGATATACACTGATTACGGTTCTCATGATTCTCAACCACGCACTAAGGTTTGATATCCTCTAAGTCTTCTTAGCGGTAGTTTATACATTTTAATATTATGGATATGTTGTCTAATAATACAAGATCATTGGGAAGTACTCTTTTCTTGTGCTAACTATTTCATGTTACCGAGGCATACATTTATTTGGAAAATCTCCGTGTTTTGCAGTTGCTTAGTTGAGTCGTTTAAGTTGTTCTCT
This sequence is a window from Nicotiana tomentosiformis chromosome 5, ASM39032v3, whole genome shotgun sequence. Protein-coding genes within it:
- the LOC104120375 gene encoding CMP-sialic acid transporter 2 is translated as MAAIGVMPEINGLKQKSRRSAVTLILTVLTSSQSILIVWSKRAGKYEYSVTTANFLVEALKCALSLAALVRIWRKDGITDDNRLSTTWDEVKVYPIPAALYLVKNLLQYYIFAYVDAPGYQILKNLNIISTGVLYQIILKRKLTEIQWAAFILLCAGCTTAQLNPSSDHVLQTPLQGWVMAIVMALLSGFAGVYTEAIIKKRPSRNINVQNFWLYVFGMIFNAFAIMTQDFDAVMNDGFFHGYTLITVLMILNHALSGIAVSMVMKYADNIVKVYSTSVAMLLTAVVSVFLFGFHLSLAFFLGSTVVSVAIYLHSTSKARR